A genomic region of Magnolia sinica isolate HGM2019 chromosome 6, MsV1, whole genome shotgun sequence contains the following coding sequences:
- the LOC131248713 gene encoding uncharacterized protein LOC131248713 encodes MEFQMELLSVAPQLPHPNSVPMPTTESQPPLTDVITALEQATQTVKSLPSSTDPAHLLQAYASLRNAHHQIGAVLARFLPHHQTVENSSVSVAGCEEDEPMADENSEEVESLKVIEKVEEGMRDCALDQRKRRKRPLSPYWATQRPANDCVRDTALFDQRERLRSFDLVFQFHG; translated from the coding sequence ATGGAATTCCAAATGGAGCTGCTCTCCGTCGCTCCCCAACTCCCTCACCCTAACAGCGTCCCAATGCCAACAACGGAATCCCAACCTCCGTTAACGGACGTCATAACGGCACTCGAGCAAGCAACCCAAACCGTCAAATCCCTCCCTTCCTCCACCGACCCTGCCCACCTCCTCCAAGCCTACGCCTCCCTTCGCAACGCTCACCACCAGATCGGAGCCGTCCTTGCCCGATTCCTTCCCCACCATCAGACGGTCGAGAATTCCTCCGTCTCCGTTGCTGGATGCGAAGAAGACGAGCCCATGGCCGACGAAAATTCAGAAGAAGTAGAGAGCTTGAAGGTCATTGAAAAAGTCGAGGAAGGGATGAGGGACTGTGCTCTCGATCAAAGGAAGCGCCGCAAGCGCCCCCTGTCCCCGTACTGGGCCACGCAACGGCCTGCCAATGACTGTGTCCGGGATACGGCCTTGTTCGATCAGAGGGAGCGTCTGCGGTCATTCGATCTTGTTTTCCAGTTCCATGGATAA
- the LOC131248714 gene encoding small ribosomal subunit protein eS17-like — protein sequence MGRVRTKTVKKSSRVVIERYYSRMTLDFHTNKKILEEVAIIPSKRLRNKIAGFSTHLMKRIQRGPVRGISLKLQEEERERRMDFVPDESAIKTDVIEVDKETIDMLAALGMADLPGVVKQADPPMAAPAYSKPLGGFPGRRA from the coding sequence ATGGGTCGCGTCCGCACCAAGACCGTGAAGAAATCCTCCCGGGTGGTGATCGAACGGTACTACTCGCGTATGACGCTGGATTTCCACACGAACAAGAAGATCTTGGAGGAGGTGGCCATCATCCCTTCCAAGCGCCTCCGCAACAAGATCGCAGGGTTCTCGACGCATCTGATGAAGCGGATCCAGCGGGGTCCAGTCCGCGGCATCTCCCTCAAGCTCCAGGAGGAAGAGCGCGAGCGACGCATGGACTTCGTTCCCGACGAATCCGCCATCAAGACCGACGTCATTGAGGTCGACAAGGAGACGATCGACATGCTTGCCGCCCTCGGCATGGCCGATCTCCCCGGCGTCGTGAAGCAGGCAGATCCGCCAATGGCCGCCCCCGCCTACTCGAAACCGCTCGGTGGGTTCCCCGGCCGCAGGGCGTAG